One window of the Thermococcus sp. P6 genome contains the following:
- a CDS encoding sodium/proline symporter produces the protein MNTGILLGFLVYLGLLAYIGWWANRYTKNEDQYFVGGRKVHVLAATLSDKASDFSGWLMLAYPGKAFSAGLGAFWAGIGCLFGTLADYVLIGPRLRIYAGKFRAITVPDYLEARLKDNTKLIRILSALIIITFMTAYVAAQFAAGGKTFAEGFGVSDNAGILITVIILTAYVITGGFFAVVWTDVVQATFMLLTLLIVPFLALSRIGGLERATDIIASADPAKLHPFGGATGLAAIIFAIGYASWIVGYLGQPHIVTRYMSVEDPRKLRRPGIFISGTWTILVLWGAFFAGFLGFAMYQSGILQVSDPEKVIPAMAVKLMPGWLAGFIIAGIISAVMSTADSQLLVASSAIARDFYHKALGKEVGKREMVNISRLVVLGVALVALWFAINGSKVIYQMVATAWGGLAVGFGPILTLSLWWKRVTKEGGIVGMAYGLISEVILEAKIYGWAFTKDAPGIFGTIGGWFQDVPVFFINFFVTLLVIVIVSLLTKPPEEIVKTHEEIFRKVPVEAGRKTIAETRARSQVENVAEFVLATGLV, from the coding sequence ATGAACACCGGAATACTCCTGGGCTTTCTGGTGTACCTCGGCCTGCTCGCCTACATAGGCTGGTGGGCCAACCGCTACACGAAGAACGAAGACCAGTACTTCGTTGGAGGCAGAAAGGTGCACGTTCTGGCGGCGACCCTCTCCGACAAGGCGAGCGACTTCTCAGGCTGGCTGATGCTGGCCTACCCGGGAAAAGCCTTCAGCGCAGGGCTCGGTGCATTCTGGGCCGGTATAGGCTGTCTCTTCGGTACCCTCGCCGATTACGTCCTGATAGGTCCAAGGCTAAGGATCTACGCCGGTAAGTTCAGGGCCATAACCGTTCCCGATTATCTGGAAGCCCGTCTGAAGGATAACACGAAGCTGATAAGGATCCTGAGCGCATTGATAATCATAACCTTCATGACGGCCTACGTTGCGGCTCAGTTTGCGGCGGGGGGTAAAACCTTCGCCGAGGGATTCGGAGTAAGCGATAACGCGGGCATACTGATAACCGTCATAATCCTGACGGCCTACGTTATCACAGGGGGATTCTTCGCCGTCGTCTGGACGGACGTGGTTCAGGCAACCTTTATGCTGCTCACGCTCCTTATAGTTCCCTTCCTTGCGCTCTCCAGGATCGGCGGGCTTGAGAGGGCAACGGATATAATAGCCTCGGCCGATCCAGCAAAACTCCACCCCTTCGGTGGGGCCACGGGACTGGCCGCGATAATCTTCGCCATAGGCTACGCCTCATGGATAGTCGGCTACCTCGGACAGCCTCACATAGTTACCCGCTATATGAGCGTTGAAGACCCGAGAAAGCTCAGGAGGCCGGGCATATTCATCAGTGGCACGTGGACTATCCTCGTCCTCTGGGGGGCATTTTTCGCGGGGTTCCTTGGCTTCGCAATGTATCAGAGCGGGATTCTGCAGGTCAGCGATCCTGAGAAGGTGATCCCGGCGATGGCCGTTAAGCTGATGCCGGGCTGGCTGGCGGGCTTCATCATTGCCGGAATAATCTCGGCCGTCATGAGCACGGCTGATTCCCAGCTGCTCGTTGCTTCCTCGGCAATAGCGAGGGACTTCTATCACAAGGCCCTTGGAAAGGAGGTGGGCAAGCGAGAGATGGTCAACATATCGAGGCTGGTAGTCCTCGGTGTCGCCCTCGTGGCCCTCTGGTTCGCCATCAACGGATCCAAGGTAATCTACCAGATGGTTGCAACCGCATGGGGAGGGCTTGCGGTTGGCTTCGGTCCGATACTCACGCTGAGCCTCTGGTGGAAACGCGTGACAAAGGAAGGCGGTATAGTGGGAATGGCCTACGGCCTGATCAGCGAGGTAATCCTCGAGGCCAAGATCTACGGATGGGCGTTCACAAAGGATGCCCCGGGAATCTTTGGAACCATAGGGGGATGGTTCCAAGACGTTCCAGTGTTCTTCATCAACTTCTTCGTTACCCTTCTGGTCATCGTAATCGTCAGCCTGCTCACGAAACCGCCTGAGGAGATCGTTAAAACACACGAGGAGATATTCAGGAAGGTTCCGGTGGAGGCCGGCAGGAAAACCATAGCCGAGACCCGTGCTAGGAGTCAGGTTGAGAACGTTGCCGAGTTCGTTCTTGCCACGGGGCTCGTATGA
- a CDS encoding FAD-dependent oxidoreductase, producing the protein MRPLDLTEKGMKKVTIYFEGQPLEAYEGEKLPVALLANGVYWLTSSTEGRKRGAFTFGPLPVVLNGVKNVNGRTVRVRDGMRIERQSYGDFQETVEIDTGKPVERMVADVVVIGGGPAGIGAVLEVQEHLTVALIEEKGWLGGDLWLKGLPQEGFEKAPREAVREMVSKFNENVTVFKETVALGVFDKGEYFLVPVAKGDELIELMAKRVVLATGAVDGISLFENNDIPGVFRRDYALEVMNVWGVAPGRRVAVVGSRPEEVTPELERWGIEYVIVPDPKRAEGREKVERLVDMKGNTYEVDAVITSEGRIPDINPITQAGGKLTFRRGYYTPVLDSEHRIRDGIYVAGSAVSVKPHYANYLEGRLVGAYILREFGFDSTPCIYEDKLKDYEPIPFVHRRIPFESFNLEDVQICGCDVSLKKVDDVVRKGITDLQVIKRLTHLAMGFCQGRFCLFNGAVVVSQITGSDMARIDLPGARPPLKNVKMKVPARRDVHAE; encoded by the coding sequence ATGAGACCGCTCGACCTTACGGAGAAGGGCATGAAGAAGGTCACGATATATTTCGAGGGTCAACCTCTGGAGGCCTACGAGGGGGAGAAGCTCCCGGTTGCCCTCCTCGCCAACGGCGTTTACTGGCTGACCAGCAGCACGGAGGGAAGAAAGCGCGGAGCCTTTACCTTCGGCCCCCTTCCGGTTGTCCTTAACGGGGTAAAGAACGTGAACGGAAGGACGGTCAGGGTCAGGGACGGCATGAGGATAGAGCGCCAGAGCTACGGGGACTTTCAGGAGACAGTTGAGATAGACACGGGAAAGCCGGTTGAAAGGATGGTAGCCGACGTGGTGGTTATCGGCGGAGGCCCGGCCGGCATAGGGGCTGTGCTTGAGGTTCAGGAACACCTGACGGTGGCCCTGATCGAAGAGAAGGGCTGGCTCGGGGGGGACCTCTGGCTTAAGGGCCTCCCCCAGGAGGGGTTTGAAAAGGCCCCCAGAGAGGCAGTGCGGGAGATGGTCTCGAAGTTCAACGAGAACGTGACGGTCTTTAAGGAGACCGTAGCCCTCGGAGTGTTCGACAAGGGCGAGTACTTCCTCGTTCCGGTGGCTAAGGGAGACGAGCTCATCGAGCTGATGGCCAAGAGGGTCGTTCTGGCAACCGGTGCCGTTGATGGGATATCCCTGTTTGAGAACAACGATATTCCGGGCGTGTTCAGAAGGGACTACGCCCTCGAGGTCATGAACGTGTGGGGCGTTGCCCCGGGCAGAAGGGTGGCCGTCGTCGGGAGCAGGCCCGAAGAGGTAACCCCTGAACTGGAGCGCTGGGGTATAGAGTACGTTATCGTGCCCGATCCAAAACGTGCCGAGGGCAGGGAGAAGGTTGAAAGGCTCGTGGACATGAAGGGAAACACCTACGAGGTTGATGCGGTTATAACCTCCGAGGGCAGGATACCGGACATCAACCCGATAACCCAGGCGGGAGGAAAGCTCACCTTTAGGCGGGGCTACTACACGCCGGTTCTCGATTCCGAGCACAGAATACGGGACGGGATATACGTTGCTGGAAGCGCCGTCTCGGTGAAGCCCCATTACGCGAACTACCTCGAGGGTCGTCTCGTGGGGGCCTACATCCTGCGGGAATTCGGCTTCGACTCAACGCCCTGCATCTACGAGGACAAACTAAAGGATTACGAGCCGATCCCCTTCGTCCATCGCAGGATACCCTTCGAGAGCTTTAACCTCGAAGACGTCCAGATATGCGGTTGCGACGTTTCCCTGAAGAAGGTGGACGACGTTGTAAGGAAGGGCATAACCGACCTGCAGGTGATCAAGAGGCTGACCCACCTGGCCATGGGCTTCTGTCAGGGCAGGTTCTGCCTCTTCAACGGCGCGGTGGTTGTTTCCCAGATAACTGGCTCTGATATGGCCCGCATAGACCTTCCGGGAGCCAGACCACCGTTGAAGAACGTAAAGATGAAGGTCCCGGCGAGGAGGGATGTCCATGCCGAGTAA
- a CDS encoding FAD-binding oxidoreductase, with product MPSKELPERSDIVIIGGGIIGTTLAHELARRGEEVTVIEKRFIGSGSTFRCGTGIRQQFNDEANVRVMKRSVELWKEYSERYGFSFEQTGYLFLLYDEGEVEEFKRNIEIQNRFGVPTRLITPEEAKEIVPLLDTSEVIAASWNPTDGKADPFHATVSFAINAEKYGAKFVEYTEVKGFLREKGEIKGLKTSRGIIKTGIVVNATNAWAKLINAMAGIKTRIPIEPYKHQAVITQPIRKGAVKPMVISMRYGHAYLTQTAHGGIVGGVGYELGPTYDLNPTYEFMREVSYYFTKIIPALRELLILRTWAGYYAKTPDSNAAIGKIEELSDYYIAAGFSGHGFMMAPAVAEMVADLITKGRTDLPAEWYDPYRFERGELRGRALQMG from the coding sequence ATGCCGAGTAAAGAGCTTCCGGAGAGGAGCGATATAGTCATCATCGGCGGGGGAATAATCGGAACGACCCTCGCCCACGAACTGGCAAGGCGCGGTGAAGAGGTCACCGTGATAGAGAAGCGCTTTATCGGTTCGGGTTCTACCTTCCGCTGCGGGACGGGGATAAGGCAGCAGTTCAACGACGAGGCCAACGTTAGGGTTATGAAACGCTCGGTGGAGCTCTGGAAGGAGTACAGCGAGAGGTACGGTTTCTCCTTTGAGCAGACCGGCTACCTTTTCCTGCTCTACGACGAGGGTGAAGTCGAGGAATTCAAGAGGAACATAGAGATTCAGAACCGCTTTGGCGTCCCCACGAGGCTGATAACCCCCGAAGAGGCAAAAGAAATCGTTCCTCTTCTGGATACAAGCGAGGTAATAGCCGCTTCATGGAACCCGACTGACGGGAAGGCCGATCCCTTCCATGCGACGGTGTCCTTCGCCATCAACGCCGAGAAGTACGGTGCAAAGTTCGTGGAGTACACCGAGGTCAAGGGCTTCCTCAGGGAGAAGGGAGAGATAAAGGGCCTCAAAACCAGCAGGGGAATCATAAAAACGGGCATCGTTGTTAACGCCACCAACGCATGGGCCAAGCTCATCAACGCGATGGCCGGGATAAAGACCCGCATACCCATAGAGCCCTACAAACATCAGGCGGTTATAACACAGCCCATACGGAAGGGAGCCGTTAAGCCCATGGTGATCTCCATGCGTTACGGCCATGCTTACCTGACCCAGACGGCCCACGGTGGCATCGTTGGTGGCGTTGGATACGAGCTCGGGCCGACCTATGACCTCAACCCAACCTACGAGTTCATGCGTGAGGTGAGCTACTACTTCACGAAGATAATCCCGGCCCTGAGGGAACTCCTCATACTGAGGACGTGGGCCGGTTACTACGCAAAAACGCCCGACAGCAACGCCGCCATAGGAAAGATCGAGGAGCTGAGCGATTACTACATTGCGGCAGGTTTTTCAGGACACGGTTTCATGATGGCCCCTGCGGTCGCCGAGATGGTGGCTGATCTGATAACCAAGGGCAGGACAGACCTCCCGGCGGAGTGGTACGATCCCTACCGCTTCGAGCGTGGGGAACTTCGCGGAAGGGCCCTCCAGATGGGCTGA
- a CDS encoding NAD(P)/FAD-dependent oxidoreductase, with protein sequence MRILVVGSGTAGSNFALFMRKLDRKAEITVIGKEPTMQYSPCALPHVLSGKIERPEDVIVFPNGFYERQRIRLMLNTEAKAIDRERKVVVTDKGEVPYDKLVLATGSKPFIPPIRGIGNGGVFTLKSLDDVRRIKSYMARRKPKKAVVIGAGLIGLEGAEALARLGMEVLVVELMEHLMPLSLDKDTAKLVQREMEDHGISFRFGVGVSALIGDPVEAVEIGGEKIEADLVLVATGVRANVDLAREAGLEVSRGIVVNEHLQTSDPDVYAIGDCAEVVDAVTGRRTLSQLGTSAVRMAKVAAEHIAGREVSFRPVFNTAITELFGLEVGTFGLTEERAGKEGIEVVVGRFRGSTRPEYYPGGKPITVKLIFRKADGKLVGAQIVGGERVWGRIMTLSALAQKGATAEDVAYLETAYAPPISPTIDPISVAGEMALRRLG encoded by the coding sequence GTGAGGATTCTGGTGGTGGGTTCCGGAACTGCCGGAAGCAACTTCGCACTGTTCATGCGCAAGCTCGACCGGAAGGCTGAGATCACCGTCATAGGAAAGGAACCAACGATGCAGTACTCGCCCTGCGCCCTTCCCCATGTGCTGAGCGGTAAGATAGAAAGGCCGGAGGACGTTATCGTCTTCCCCAACGGCTTCTACGAGAGGCAGAGGATAAGGCTGATGCTGAACACCGAGGCAAAGGCGATAGACAGGGAAAGGAAGGTCGTGGTGACCGATAAGGGCGAGGTTCCTTACGATAAGCTCGTTCTTGCCACGGGCTCAAAGCCCTTCATTCCGCCTATAAGGGGCATCGGTAACGGGGGAGTCTTCACCCTCAAGAGCCTCGACGACGTTAGGAGGATAAAGTCTTACATGGCCCGGAGGAAGCCGAAGAAGGCCGTCGTCATAGGGGCCGGTCTAATCGGTCTCGAGGGAGCAGAGGCTCTGGCAAGGCTCGGCATGGAGGTCCTTGTGGTTGAGCTCATGGAGCACCTGATGCCCCTGAGTCTGGATAAGGACACGGCAAAGCTCGTCCAGAGGGAAATGGAGGACCATGGTATCTCCTTCCGCTTTGGCGTCGGGGTGAGCGCCTTAATCGGGGACCCGGTTGAGGCCGTTGAGATCGGTGGGGAAAAGATTGAGGCGGATCTCGTTCTCGTGGCCACGGGCGTCAGGGCAAACGTTGACCTCGCCAGAGAGGCCGGCCTTGAGGTCAGCCGTGGGATCGTTGTCAACGAACACCTCCAGACGAGCGATCCCGACGTTTACGCCATAGGCGACTGTGCGGAGGTCGTGGATGCCGTAACGGGAAGGAGAACCCTCAGCCAGCTCGGAACGAGCGCCGTTAGAATGGCCAAGGTGGCCGCGGAGCACATAGCCGGTAGGGAAGTCTCCTTCAGGCCCGTTTTTAACACAGCCATTACCGAGCTCTTTGGTCTGGAGGTGGGAACCTTTGGACTGACCGAGGAAAGGGCCGGGAAGGAAGGGATCGAAGTTGTCGTGGGCAGGTTCAGGGGAAGCACGAGGCCGGAGTACTACCCGGGCGGGAAGCCGATAACCGTCAAGCTCATCTTCCGGAAGGCCGACGGGAAACTCGTGGGAGCCCAGATAGTCGGGGGAGAAAGGGTCTGGGGCAGGATAATGACCCTCTCGGCTCTGGCGCAGAAAGGAGCAACCGCGGAGGACGTTGCCTACCTCGAGACGGCCTACGCTCCCCCGATAAGCCCGACGATAGACCCGATCAGCGTGGCCGGTGAGATGGCACTCAGAAGACTGGGCTGA
- the pyrH gene encoding UMP kinase, translating into MRIVFDVGGSVLVPDEPDVDFIGKIAYELIKISEDHEVAVVVGGGKVAREYIRAAKSFSPNETFKDYIGIHITRANAMLLIAALGEKAYPFVIQDFRKAWEVIQLKKIPIMGGTHPGHTTDAVSALLAEYLQADLLVVVTNVDGVYDSDPRKNPNARKLSRITVDQLVGIAMEGESRAGGSSVVDALAAKFIQRGRIKTIIVGKEDARHLFDVIKGKHSGTVVEP; encoded by the coding sequence ATGAGGATAGTGTTTGACGTGGGCGGCTCTGTTCTCGTGCCGGACGAACCGGACGTCGACTTCATCGGAAAAATAGCCTACGAACTCATCAAAATAAGCGAGGACCACGAGGTTGCGGTGGTCGTTGGCGGCGGGAAGGTGGCCCGGGAGTACATCAGGGCCGCGAAGAGCTTCAGCCCCAACGAAACCTTCAAGGACTACATAGGGATCCACATAACGAGAGCAAACGCCATGCTCCTCATAGCAGCCCTTGGCGAGAAGGCCTATCCATTCGTCATTCAGGACTTCCGCAAAGCCTGGGAGGTAATACAGCTCAAGAAGATACCCATAATGGGCGGAACGCACCCGGGCCATACCACCGATGCCGTCTCTGCCCTCCTCGCTGAGTACCTTCAGGCCGATCTGCTCGTGGTGGTGACGAACGTTGATGGGGTTTACGACTCCGACCCGAGGAAGAACCCCAACGCCAGAAAGCTCAGCAGGATCACTGTTGACCAGCTCGTGGGGATAGCTATGGAAGGGGAGAGCAGGGCCGGGGGGAGCAGCGTTGTGGACGCTCTGGCGGCGAAGTTCATCCAGCGCGGCAGGATAAAGACCATCATAGTGGGAAAGGAGGACGCCCGTCATCTCTTCGACGTGATAAAAGGGAAGCACAGTGGCACCGTCGTCGAGCCTTAG
- a CDS encoding Nif3-like dinuclear metal center hexameric protein, protein MVGRDELVEFLDGYLRTNEFPDKSSNGLQVEGKVEIQKVAFAVDTTLRTIEKAVRDKADMLVVHHGMIWGGLDYVTGIHYKRLKALIENGLNLYAAHLPLDAHPEVGNNVGLLKLLGLEPRGAFGDYKGLSIGFWGEFEEPLPVEEVAGIVSKKLNAGVRTYPFGKRDVRTVGAVSGAGAFALEEAHRKGIDLLITGEFGHADYLTAVDLPQSVLVAGHYATETLGVRALMDVVAERFGVETMFIDDPTGL, encoded by the coding sequence ATGGTCGGAAGGGATGAGCTGGTGGAGTTTCTCGATGGGTATCTCAGGACAAACGAATTCCCGGACAAGTCGAGCAACGGCCTGCAGGTTGAGGGTAAGGTGGAAATCCAGAAGGTCGCCTTCGCCGTTGACACAACCCTCAGGACGATAGAGAAGGCCGTAAGGGATAAAGCCGACATGCTCGTGGTCCACCACGGCATGATATGGGGCGGTCTGGATTACGTTACCGGGATACACTACAAACGCCTTAAGGCCCTCATAGAGAACGGCCTGAACCTCTACGCGGCCCATCTTCCACTGGACGCCCATCCGGAGGTCGGGAACAACGTCGGCCTTTTGAAACTACTCGGCCTCGAACCCCGGGGAGCGTTCGGGGATTATAAGGGTCTGAGCATCGGGTTCTGGGGCGAGTTTGAGGAGCCTTTGCCTGTGGAGGAGGTGGCCGGAATAGTATCGAAAAAGCTCAACGCGGGGGTTAGAACCTACCCCTTCGGGAAAAGGGATGTAAGGACCGTTGGTGCCGTGAGCGGGGCCGGGGCCTTCGCCCTCGAGGAGGCCCACAGGAAGGGCATTGACCTGCTCATCACGGGAGAGTTCGGCCACGCGGATTACCTGACGGCAGTGGACCTGCCCCAGAGCGTTCTCGTAGCGGGTCATTACGCTACCGAGACCCTTGGAGTGAGGGCCCTGATGGACGTCGTGGCGGAGAGGTTTGGAGTCGAGACGATGTTCATCGACGATCCCACGGGGCTCTAA
- a CDS encoding tRNA uridine(34) 5-carboxymethylaminomethyl modification radical SAM/GNAT enzyme Elp3, with product MGENFQKAVEELARLVMSGEIRDKEELNRWKVRVSRKYHLSRIPGNSDVLKAIPEERREEFRDLLKKKPTRTISGVAVVAMMTKPFPCPHGRCIYCPGGPGEGSPQSYTGKEPSALRAIQSAYHPYIIMMRRLKQLTDIGHDVDKVEVIIQGGTFPAVDLDYQEWFVKEAFKAMNDFPYFKDVENLEEKLIRLIVKKDTSVFEDRNFKRAWERTHRKSYYYLEEEQRKNEKAKVRMVGLTIETRPDWAFERQIDRMLKLGTTRVELGVQTVFNFIHERTRRGHGIEEVIKATRLLRDAGLKINYHIMPGLPGSNFERDLYTFRKIFEDPRFRPDMLKIYPTLVTTDAPLYRLWKEGKYRPYRTEEAVELIVEAYRLFPKWVRVMRIQRDIPVQLIVDGVKHSNLGQLVFNELVRRGIRPREIRFREVGHMMEKFGVEPEVEHVKLLREDYDASGGKEIFLSFEDVKNDILIGFLRLRIPSERAHRKEINCCSSAIVRELHVYGPLVPIGGKPRYEWQHRGYGRELLAEAERIAREEFDVKKMLVISGVGVREYYRKFGYRKDGPYVSKRLDKKGYASFSKDESFDGHLNT from the coding sequence ATGGGTGAGAACTTTCAGAAGGCCGTCGAGGAGCTGGCGAGACTCGTGATGAGCGGCGAGATAAGGGATAAAGAGGAGCTCAACCGCTGGAAGGTCAGGGTCTCACGGAAGTACCACCTCTCCAGGATTCCCGGTAACTCCGACGTGTTGAAGGCCATCCCCGAGGAGAGGCGGGAGGAGTTCAGGGACCTGCTGAAGAAGAAACCTACGAGGACGATAAGCGGTGTGGCCGTTGTTGCGATGATGACGAAACCATTCCCCTGCCCGCACGGTAGGTGTATCTACTGCCCCGGCGGGCCGGGCGAGGGCTCTCCCCAGAGCTACACAGGGAAGGAACCCTCGGCTCTAAGGGCCATCCAGAGCGCCTACCATCCCTACATCATAATGATGCGCAGGTTGAAGCAGCTCACGGACATAGGCCACGACGTTGACAAGGTAGAGGTGATAATTCAGGGCGGAACCTTCCCGGCCGTGGATCTGGACTATCAGGAATGGTTCGTCAAGGAGGCCTTCAAGGCCATGAACGACTTTCCCTACTTCAAGGACGTGGAGAACCTCGAGGAGAAACTCATCAGGCTTATAGTGAAGAAGGACACCTCCGTTTTTGAGGACAGGAACTTCAAGCGGGCGTGGGAGAGGACCCACAGGAAGAGCTATTATTACCTTGAGGAGGAGCAGAGGAAGAACGAAAAGGCCAAGGTAAGGATGGTCGGCTTAACCATCGAAACGCGTCCGGACTGGGCCTTCGAGAGGCAGATAGACAGGATGCTCAAACTCGGCACCACGAGGGTCGAACTAGGGGTGCAGACGGTGTTCAACTTCATCCACGAGAGGACCCGGAGGGGCCACGGGATCGAAGAGGTGATCAAAGCCACCCGGCTACTCCGCGATGCGGGGCTCAAGATCAACTACCACATAATGCCCGGCCTTCCCGGGAGCAACTTCGAGAGGGACCTCTACACCTTCAGGAAGATCTTCGAGGACCCACGCTTCAGGCCCGATATGCTCAAGATATACCCGACGCTGGTCACCACCGACGCACCCCTCTACCGGCTCTGGAAGGAGGGTAAATACCGGCCCTACAGAACGGAGGAAGCCGTTGAACTCATCGTGGAAGCCTACAGGCTCTTCCCGAAGTGGGTTCGCGTCATGAGGATTCAGAGGGACATCCCCGTTCAGCTGATAGTCGACGGTGTAAAGCACTCAAACCTCGGCCAGCTGGTCTTTAACGAGCTGGTAAGGAGGGGCATCAGGCCGAGGGAGATTCGCTTCAGGGAAGTTGGCCACATGATGGAGAAGTTTGGGGTGGAGCCCGAGGTGGAGCACGTTAAACTTCTGAGGGAAGATTACGATGCGTCCGGCGGGAAGGAGATCTTCCTGAGCTTTGAGGATGTTAAGAACGACATTTTGATAGGCTTTTTGAGATTGAGGATACCGAGTGAGAGGGCCCACAGGAAAGAAATTAACTGCTGCTCATCCGCAATAGTCAGGGAGCTTCACGTCTACGGACCCCTTGTGCCCATAGGCGGGAAGCCCAGATACGAGTGGCAGCACCGCGGCTATGGAAGGGAACTTCTGGCCGAGGCGGAGAGGATAGCGAGGGAAGAATTTGACGTCAAAAAGATGCTCGTGATCAGCGGCGTTGGCGTTAGGGAGTACTACCGGAAGTTCGGCTACAGGAAGGACGGTCCTTACGTGAGCAAGAGGCTGGATAAAAAGGGATACGCCAGCTTCTCAAAGGATGAAAGCTTTGATGGCCACCTGAACACCTAA
- a CDS encoding potassium channel family protein, whose amino-acid sequence MLIVRIGAIALEMTGLSKDVASFQAQSAFSGAGFTTNESEYVVSNPVRRRIIRTLIFLGSAGITSAIATLLLTFVGKTGEETINSLIILALSLIVLYITFTSKRVERLMRRWIKRFLNRAFPELRVYDYHQLLGLTKGYSISEVKVGPGSWMANKTLRELELNKEGVIVLGIYRKSDGGEIYIGAPRGDTLIKPGDVLVCYGPEEGLLRLSKRIKGPKGDLEHEEAVKMAQIRSMEEELKA is encoded by the coding sequence ATGTTGATAGTCAGAATCGGTGCGATAGCCCTTGAGATGACGGGACTTTCAAAGGATGTGGCCTCGTTTCAGGCTCAGTCGGCCTTCTCGGGGGCTGGCTTCACGACGAACGAGAGCGAATACGTCGTTTCGAACCCCGTGAGGAGGAGGATAATAAGAACCCTGATATTCCTTGGAAGCGCCGGGATAACCTCCGCCATCGCCACCCTGCTCCTCACCTTCGTTGGAAAAACCGGTGAAGAAACCATAAACTCTTTGATAATCCTTGCCCTGAGCCTGATCGTCCTCTACATCACCTTCACCTCTAAGAGAGTGGAGAGACTCATGAGGAGGTGGATAAAGCGTTTCCTCAACAGGGCCTTCCCGGAACTCAGGGTTTACGACTACCACCAGCTGCTCGGCTTAACAAAGGGTTATTCCATCTCGGAGGTAAAGGTCGGGCCCGGGAGCTGGATGGCCAACAAAACACTAAGAGAACTCGAGCTTAACAAAGAAGGCGTCATCGTCCTCGGCATCTACAGAAAAAGCGATGGGGGAGAGATCTACATAGGGGCACCCCGGGGGGACACCCTCATAAAGCCGGGGGATGTGCTGGTGTGCTACGGCCCGGAGGAAGGCCTGCTCAGGCTCTCAAAGAGGATAAAGGGTCCGAAGGGAGACCTCGAGCACGAGGAGGCCGTAAAGATGGCTCAGATCAGGAGCATGGAAGAGGAGCTCAAGGCTTAG